The DNA region CCGCCACATATGCCTACTATCGGGACCTTCTTCCACAGTTTCCTGATCTCATCAGCGATACCAGTCTCCTGCAGCCATATGTAATCAGAGACTGTATTCTTGGTTCCGGGCATAACAATGGCGTCGACCCCTTTAAGGTCTTCAGGCCTTTCAACGAAGACAGTGGAGACGTCCTCGAGGAAAAGAGGGTCCAGATCTGTGAAGTTGGCCATTCTCGGGAACTTGATGACCCCTATCAGGGACCTCCCTTCTCCCTTGGAATGTACTCCCCTCAGTGCCTCAGAATCCTCACTTGGGAGCACGACATCGGCATGCGGGATAATGCCGATCACTGGTATGCCCGTGATCCTCTCCAGTTCTTCCGCGCCAGGTTTCAGATTGTCCGTGTTTCCGCGTACGTTATTGAGAATGATTCCTTTGATACGCTTCCTGTCCTTCTCAGGGATCAGGTCGATGGTGCCTACTGCGTATGCGAACGAGCCTCCCCATTCGACATTGACTACCAGGATCACATTGGCATCCGCAATCTCAGCGGCACGCATATTGGCGATATCCTTGTCATAGATGTTGATCTCCGCTGGAGAACCCGCACCTTCCATGACGACGCAGTCATATCTGTCCTTGAGGAAATCCACATGTTCTTTCACAATCTGAATTCCTGGCCCGGGGACAAAATCGTTGTAGTATCCTTCCACATTGTAATCGGCGAACGGCTTGCCGCATACCATTACCTGCGAAACGGTATCCCCTTTCGGTTTGAGAAGAATCGGATTCATATGTGCATCGGGATTGGTGATCCCTGCCGCTTTGGCCTGGAGCACTTGAATCATGGCAATCTCCGCACCGGTTCTGGTGACCTTGGAATTCAGGCTCATGTTCTGGGATTTGAAAGGAGCTACCAGGTATCCTCTGTTGTGGAGTATCCTGCATATGGCCGCTACCGTGACCGATTTTCCAGCATCGGAAGTAGCACCGACCACCATAAGCGCTTTTCCGGGTTTCCAGAACTTCTCTTTGGCTGCTTTGAAGATATCGTTGAAACGCTTATCCTTGGCGTCGGTGATACCGAGGCGGTCGATCTCCGAATAGATGAATTTGACGACTGGGGTCCTGTGTATGAACAGGCAATCTGAGCAGTTCCACACGGGGCCGTGCCTCCCCTGGAGTTCCCAGCCGAAGGTCTTGTCATTACATGGGAAGAACGGACAATAGCAGAAGGAACAATCCTGGCCTGTGAAGTGTGCCGGATGATAAGGGCAGTTATGGTCTGGTCCGAGCCACCCTCTTTTAATCTCGTCATTGACCTTCTTCGCAATCTTCTCCATGGTAATCGTGGGATGTATCTGCAAATACAGTTATTACGCATTCGGTCGCCGAAAGTGCAGAGCTTATAAACGATATGTTGTCTGGATAGGTGGGCAAATCATTTTCCACTTTCGGGCACCCTCTGCTTCCGTTCTTATACTCTGAACAAGATTATTCCCCGATGGGAAAAGTATTCAGATTCATGCACTGTGCAGACCTGCATTTGGGAGCCCGCTTCAAAGGTCTCGGTCAGGACAATGGGGAGATGGCCGAGAGGATGAGGAAGTCTGTGATGGAATCGTTCGAACGTATCATCGACATCTCTATTGACAGATCCGTCGATGCGTTGGTGATATCTGGAGACGTCTACGATGACAGCAATGAGCTGCCTTCTACCAGAGCATGGTTTTCAAATCAGCTGGACAGATTGGATGTGCCCGTTTACATATGCAGAGGCAATCACGACAGCGCTACCAGTTGGGATGGGGCGATAGCATATCCTGAAAACGTGCATGAGTTCGGGACGGAACCAGAAAAGATTGAAATAACCGATGGCGTGGAGATCGTCGGCATCAGCTATTCCACTTCCCACGAGACCAGAAACCTCGCTTCGATGCTCGAGGGCAGCGGGGACAAGTTCACCATAGCCTGCATCCATTGCGATCTGGATTCGGTCTCTGAAGGTTATCCCTACGCTCCATGCAAGATGTCCGACCTGATTGGAAAGTCAGTGGATTACTGGGCACTTGGGCACATCCATAAGAGGGAAATTGTGTCCACAAGTCCTTATGTTGTCTATCCGGGTAATATCCAAGGGCGCAGCTTCAAAGAGACCGGGCAAAAAGGTGCTTATCTAGTCACCGTTTCAGAAGGGAGGGTTTCATCGTTAGATTTCATTCCAACCAGCAAATACAGATGGGAGGATCTGTCTGTAGACATAACAAGAAAGAATCTGAACGAAATCATCAAGGACCTATCTGGTAAAGTGGACAGGTCCTCAGTATGCAGGTTGACCTTTGTCGGAAGTGGTGATCTGGATACAATGCTGCGTATAAAGACGAGTGACGTTTCTTCAGCCATCTCCTCATCAACAGGGTGTACCATATCATCTATCAAGCTGAATACGATTTCCAGCATCGATCTGGAATCCAGATCTGACGGTAAAGACATGGCTGCTGCCATAGTACGTTCCGGTAACAAGATAATGTCAATGACCAAGGAACAGATCGTCGATATCATCTGCCAGAACAGGAATGCTGCGAAATATCGTGACATATACATGTCCATGACTGAAGAAGAGATCCGCAGCATCGTTTCGGATTCCATGAGGTCCATCATTGCCAAGATGGAGGTGGCATGATGAGGCTGAAGTCCATAGTCATCGATTCATTTGGGAGATTGAAAGGAAAGACTTTCAATCTGAATCCAGGCCTCAATGTCTTCTATGGTCCCAACGAGTCTGGCAAAAGCACCACCATGGAATTCATCCGCTGTACCCTGGTTCCCAATAAGAGCAATAAAAGCTCGTATCCTGAACGCATGAAGACGGATTCAGGTACGATCGTGTATGAGGAAAACGGACTGGAAAAAAGAGTTTTCATGGAAGGGAAGACCGGACATAAAGGGGATGCTCCCGAATGCGTTTCTGACATAGAGCCTGTTCTGTATCGTAACATTTTTGCAATGAACAGAGAGGGTCTGGATGAAATGGCTACACTTTCT from Thermoplasmata archaeon includes:
- a CDS encoding cobyric acid synthase, with protein sequence MEKIAKKVNDEIKRGWLGPDHNCPYHPAHFTGQDCSFCYCPFFPCNDKTFGWELQGRHGPVWNCSDCLFIHRTPVVKFIYSEIDRLGITDAKDKRFNDIFKAAKEKFWKPGKALMVVGATSDAGKSVTVAAICRILHNRGYLVAPFKSQNMSLNSKVTRTGAEIAMIQVLQAKAAGITNPDAHMNPILLKPKGDTVSQVMVCGKPFADYNVEGYYNDFVPGPGIQIVKEHVDFLKDRYDCVVMEGAGSPAEINIYDKDIANMRAAEIADANVILVVNVEWGGSFAYAVGTIDLIPEKDRKRIKGIILNNVRGNTDNLKPGAEELERITGIPVIGIIPHADVVLPSEDSEALRGVHSKGEGRSLIGVIKFPRMANFTDLDPLFLEDVSTVFVERPEDLKGVDAIVMPGTKNTVSDYIWLQETGIADEIRKLWKKVPIVGICGGYQMMGRILDDSNGIENGKPQVYEALGFFDNITKFGEYDKQIIQNEGVLAVGNGGEITGYELHMGISEVNEKQPLVMLSRFHADPVPEGSVREADLTFGTYQHGIFDKPAFRKYFLSFVKHEGEPVDTSNAEDYDSILEENLSKLAKVFEDNMDIEKLMEIAGVKE
- a CDS encoding DNA repair exonuclease is translated as MGKVFRFMHCADLHLGARFKGLGQDNGEMAERMRKSVMESFERIIDISIDRSVDALVISGDVYDDSNELPSTRAWFSNQLDRLDVPVYICRGNHDSATSWDGAIAYPENVHEFGTEPEKIEITDGVEIVGISYSTSHETRNLASMLEGSGDKFTIACIHCDLDSVSEGYPYAPCKMSDLIGKSVDYWALGHIHKREIVSTSPYVVYPGNIQGRSFKETGQKGAYLVTVSEGRVSSLDFIPTSKYRWEDLSVDITRKNLNEIIKDLSGKVDRSSVCRLTFVGSGDLDTMLRIKTSDVSSAISSSTGCTISSIKLNTISSIDLESRSDGKDMAAAIVRSGNKIMSMTKEQIVDIICQNRNAAKYRDIYMSMTEEEIRSIVSDSMRSIIAKMEVA